One genomic segment of Borrelia miyamotoi includes these proteins:
- a CDS encoding LysM peptidoglycan-binding domain-containing protein, which yields MIILFKILVLRRNSSPFIFNIKRFSIILWTISSFVLHADFKHEVVKGDTLYSLSLKYNVSIKELKRVNSLISESIRIGHVLVIPSSTRANKIVARKVDDKPKLNDINTSAKIHVVKVGDTIGDISKRYGIREKELMAWNNLSFKSLKVGSKLNLDEPDFLKPYVVKKGDSLSKLSVDFDISVEDIVRFNSLENKNLMIGQKLYIKRAFDNINFHYVKQGETLGKIAYIYGVTAKHLVRLNGEKATNLKVDSVLDVSKMMEKNSPSFKPLQSETEKRSSETFISHKVSVGETLYSIARRYGILLEDLKIWNNLSGNSIFHNQELKIYNKSKGAIISDKDLRELLLDKSRNAKTKVKAIANISSAKSKKLDLNFSGVLDSRDAFDISALVILDPKIPMFEDNGVFHYWYKPKKVSQPSELYSEDWYSPLNAYKKASQLFKSFESLVQSRSVKNVKLKNKLIIIDPGHGGLDPGAIVKARDGLNNEIFVVEDEYVYDIALRLYVYLKEYGANVELTILSPDHLIRDSVSANNTFVNVKNEVYNNYDLNKNDTVDSWINGTLEGLKKRLSVVNKFINKYKNFKEEDVLYISLHSDNSIGAPRCMGFYYQSEEGKGFDSHSKNMIEKMTEDFKRASYIKGQNLYMLKNNIVKTKFLVEVRNLAFDEEAWAIRSSKLRDRDSRILADAILKIL from the coding sequence ATGATTATACTGTTCAAAATACTGGTATTAAGGAGAAATAGTAGTCCTTTTATTTTTAATATTAAAAGATTTAGTATTATTCTGTGGACCATAAGTTCCTTTGTTTTACATGCCGATTTTAAACATGAAGTGGTTAAAGGTGATACCTTATATTCGCTCTCTCTTAAGTATAATGTTTCAATCAAAGAACTTAAAAGAGTAAATAGTCTTATATCTGAGAGTATTAGAATTGGACATGTGTTAGTTATTCCAAGTTCGACTAGGGCTAACAAAATTGTTGCTAGGAAGGTCGATGATAAGCCTAAGTTGAACGATATTAATACTAGTGCTAAGATTCATGTTGTTAAAGTCGGTGATACTATTGGAGATATATCGAAAAGATATGGCATTAGGGAAAAAGAATTAATGGCTTGGAATAATTTAAGTTTTAAGAGTCTTAAGGTTGGTTCTAAGTTAAATTTAGATGAACCTGATTTTTTAAAGCCATATGTAGTTAAAAAGGGTGATTCTCTTTCAAAACTTTCCGTAGATTTTGATATTAGTGTTGAGGATATTGTACGCTTTAATTCTCTGGAGAATAAGAATTTAATGATTGGTCAAAAATTGTATATTAAAAGGGCTTTTGATAATATTAATTTTCATTATGTAAAGCAAGGAGAGACTCTTGGTAAGATTGCATATATTTATGGAGTTACTGCAAAGCATCTTGTCCGTCTTAATGGCGAGAAAGCAACAAATTTGAAGGTAGATTCAGTTTTAGATGTTTCCAAGATGATGGAAAAAAATTCGCCAAGTTTTAAGCCCTTACAATCAGAGACTGAAAAGCGCAGTAGTGAGACTTTTATATCCCATAAAGTGTCTGTTGGTGAGACATTATATAGCATTGCTCGTAGATATGGAATTTTGCTTGAAGATCTTAAGATTTGGAATAATTTGAGTGGAAATAGTATTTTTCATAATCAGGAACTTAAGATTTATAATAAGAGCAAAGGGGCAATTATTTCAGATAAAGATCTAAGGGAATTGTTGTTGGATAAATCTAGAAATGCTAAGACTAAGGTTAAAGCTATTGCAAATATTTCTTCTGCTAAGAGTAAAAAGTTAGATTTGAATTTTTCAGGTGTTTTAGACAGTAGGGATGCTTTTGATATTAGTGCTTTAGTTATTTTAGATCCTAAGATACCTATGTTTGAAGATAATGGAGTTTTCCATTATTGGTATAAGCCTAAAAAAGTGAGTCAACCAAGTGAGCTTTATTCAGAAGATTGGTATTCTCCTTTAAATGCCTATAAAAAAGCAAGTCAGCTTTTTAAAAGTTTTGAAAGTCTTGTACAATCTAGGTCGGTTAAAAATGTCAAGTTAAAAAATAAATTAATCATTATTGACCCTGGACATGGGGGACTTGATCCTGGTGCTATTGTTAAAGCTAGAGATGGACTTAATAATGAGATTTTTGTTGTAGAGGATGAATATGTTTATGATATTGCGTTAAGACTCTATGTATATCTTAAAGAATATGGAGCTAATGTTGAACTTACTATTTTATCACCTGATCATTTAATTAGGGATAGTGTGTCTGCTAATAATACATTTGTTAATGTTAAGAATGAAGTCTATAATAATTATGATTTAAATAAAAATGATACAGTTGATTCTTGGATAAATGGTACTCTGGAAGGTTTGAAAAAAAGATTATCTGTTGTAAATAAATTTATAAATAAGTATAAAAATTTTAAGGAAGAAGATGTTCTTTATATTAGTTTGCATTCCGATAATAGTATTGGTGCGCCTCGATGTATGGGATTTTATTATCAATCTGAGGAAGGCAAAGGATTTGATTCTCATTCTAAGAATATGATTGAAAAAATGACAGAAGATTTTAAAAGAGCCTCTTATATTAAGGGACAAAATCTTTATATGCTAAAAAATAACATTGTTAAGACCAAATTTTTAGTTGAGGTTAGAAATTTGGCATTTGACGAGGAGGCCTGGGCAATTAGATCTTCTAAGCTTAGAGATCGGGATTCTAGAATTCTTGCTGATGCTATTTTGAAAATCTTATAA
- the rnmV gene encoding ribonuclease M5 gives MELNLEQIKEIIVVEGKDDANRIKELFKCTIVETGGLYLTQETINILKKAIETNGIIIFTDSDKAGNLIRKNILKRVGCLNQDKIKHAHLKSNNQEVEMSSKLEITKILKKIGTFYHEKQKESLSLNDLIELGITGEQSKHKRKQIQKHLRLGSGNNKKLLERLNYFKIKREEIEKIILNK, from the coding sequence TTGGAATTAAACCTGGAACAAATAAAAGAAATAATTGTAGTTGAAGGAAAAGATGATGCTAATAGAATAAAAGAATTATTTAAGTGTACTATAGTTGAAACTGGAGGATTATATCTTACACAAGAAACTATCAATATTTTAAAAAAAGCAATAGAAACAAACGGAATAATTATTTTCACTGATAGTGACAAAGCTGGAAACCTAATTAGGAAAAATATCCTTAAAAGAGTCGGTTGCTTAAACCAAGACAAAATTAAGCATGCTCATCTTAAAAGTAACAATCAAGAGGTGGAAATGTCTTCTAAACTTGAAATAACAAAAATTTTAAAAAAAATAGGAACTTTTTATCATGAGAAACAAAAAGAAAGTTTAAGTTTAAATGATTTAATAGAACTTGGCATCACAGGAGAACAATCTAAACACAAAAGAAAACAAATACAAAAACACTTAAGACTAGGAAGTGGTAATAATAAAAAATTACTTGAAAGACTTAATTACTTTAAAATAAAACGAGAAGAAATAGAAAAAATAATCTTAAACAAATAA
- a CDS encoding M18 family aminopeptidase encodes MNDHTLDISHFQKLLDKSLTPYHLVNYIEKKLMYYLNAKELKLDDKWSLKTGYYYVKKEETSLIAFNININNIHEPFLIATAHSDSPGLKLKTESIKQKSNVFSNHIEVYGSPIISTWTDRDLNLAGVVYFNKDGIINSELITIENIGIIPNVAIHLNRQVNEGFAYDAHEHIVIITSLQKSIKEKILEKLQISKKDFLSCDLIFTAAEPAKIIGSEGEFLASKNLDNKSGCHAIMNAFINTNNNKNKVIVFFDNEEIGSLTSRGANSKLLTEVLERIDHVLNLGKEEHLIKLNKSFNISMDGAHGAHPGYIDKHDPSYQISLGKGVTIKSNANFKYATTANSCAKLKSLAMKNNIKIQEIIMKANTNTGSTIGPISNSQTGIETIDIGTPMWGMHSLRETIAISDHIEAIKLVRSFFENWN; translated from the coding sequence ATGAATGACCATACATTAGATATATCACACTTCCAAAAGTTACTGGATAAAAGCTTAACTCCATACCATTTAGTAAACTACATCGAAAAAAAGCTGATGTATTATCTTAATGCAAAGGAATTAAAACTTGATGATAAATGGTCATTAAAAACGGGATACTATTATGTAAAAAAGGAAGAAACAAGTCTTATTGCATTCAACATCAACATTAACAACATACATGAACCATTCTTAATAGCAACAGCACACTCTGATAGTCCTGGATTAAAACTTAAAACAGAATCTATAAAGCAAAAAAGTAATGTATTTTCTAACCATATAGAAGTCTATGGCAGCCCAATAATTTCAACATGGACTGATAGAGACTTAAATTTAGCAGGAGTTGTATACTTTAATAAAGATGGAATAATTAACTCAGAACTCATAACAATTGAAAATATTGGAATTATACCAAATGTAGCTATTCACCTAAACCGACAAGTAAATGAAGGATTTGCATATGATGCTCATGAACACATTGTAATCATTACAAGTCTTCAAAAGAGCATTAAAGAAAAAATTCTAGAAAAACTGCAAATATCTAAAAAAGATTTTCTATCATGCGACTTAATATTCACAGCAGCTGAACCTGCCAAAATCATAGGCAGCGAGGGTGAATTTTTAGCATCCAAAAACCTTGACAATAAATCAGGATGTCACGCCATCATGAATGCATTTATTAACACGAATAACAATAAAAACAAAGTAATTGTATTTTTCGACAATGAAGAGATTGGGTCTTTAACTTCCAGAGGAGCTAATTCAAAACTATTAACAGAAGTCTTAGAAAGAATTGATCATGTTTTAAATCTAGGAAAAGAAGAACACTTAATAAAACTAAATAAATCATTCAACATTTCAATGGATGGTGCACATGGGGCTCATCCAGGTTATATAGACAAACATGATCCAAGCTATCAAATCAGTCTAGGGAAAGGAGTAACTATTAAAAGCAATGCCAACTTCAAATATGCAACAACAGCAAATAGCTGCGCAAAACTAAAATCACTAGCTATGAAAAATAATATTAAAATTCAAGAAATAATAATGAAAGCAAATACCAACACTGGAAGCACAATTGGTCCAATTTCAAATTCCCAAACAGGCATCGAAACCATAGACATTGGAACTCCAATGTGGGGAATGCACTCTTTAAGAGAAACTATTGCAATCTCAGATCATATAGAAGCAATAAAACTTGTTAGATCATTTTTTGAAAATTGGAATTAA